The Elusimicrobiota bacterium genome includes the window TTCAAAATCTATTATTGAAGACAACAAAATTATTTCCGGCAGCTGGGACGGCAACCTCTACGCATGGGAACCGCTTGACGGTAAACTCATATGGTCAATCCAACTTTCAAAACATATATATTACGCCCCCGCAATTGCGGCACCTGTTTATGAGTATAAAACAAACACTATGTATATCCCTATCCCCAACGGCACTCTTTATGCTATCAATCTTTCCACCGGAGGTATTACGTGGGCCACAAAACTTTCCGGCGGATGGTCAACCCCTGTGATTTCAAGCAATACTGTTATCAATGCAGGGATTAATGGTAAGATATACAGCGTTTCTCAAACAGATGGTAAAACCGTATGGGAAACCAGTACCGGTGACACTTTCTATGGTTCATCCCCCATTATTTTGGATGGATACATCTACATTTGCGGCAGGTCAGGGACTCTATACAAACTTGATGCGTTGACTGGAACCGTGATATATTCGTATCATATGAACTCGGGTAATATATTTTCGGACATAACAATCGCAGATGATATGGTCTTTATCCCGGGCATGAACGGTTGTTTGTACATATTAAATTATAGCCAGTTATGGTAATTTATTTATAGATTGGAAGGAACTAAATTCAATGAAACAAAAATTAATGGCATGTATTCTATCCTTACTCCTACCCTTAACTTTCCTGAGTTCATGCGCAAAAAATAATGGTACCGATTCTTCCGGCAGGACGGTTATACGTTATACTAACTGGGAAGTCTTACCTACGCAAATAGAACTCATGCGGCAGATCATCGCGAAGTTTGAAAAACAAAACCCGGATATCAAAGTAAAACTTGAATGGGGTTCGAAGTCAGACAAAATTATTACCGAACTTGCCGGAAATTCCGCGGCTGACGTTTTTTACTGGGTAAACCCGGTAGATCTGTTTAACAAAGACGTATTGGAAGACCTTACCCCGTACATTGAGAAGTATAAGGTTAACTTAAAAAACTATTATCCCACTACAGTACTTGAAGGCTCGCATAAAGGCAGGCTTATGATGTTCCCCCTTCACTTTTCAAGCTACTGCCTTGCGTATAACAAAGACATCTTTGATAAAGCCGGGCTCCCGTATCCTACTGATAAATGGACCTGGGACGATTTTTATAAAACCGCGAAGAGCCTCACCCGCGATAATAACGGCGATGGAGGAAGAGATTGGTATGGCACAACATTACCCCAAAAAGTTATTATGCTCCGTATGAACGGCGGAACGCTGATCAACGAAAAAACTTTAGAACCTGCAATTGACACAAAAGAAACCCGTGAATTCATTGATTTTGACGTCAAACTATACAAAGAATGCTGCCCATCACCTGAGGAAGAAGAAA containing:
- a CDS encoding sugar ABC transporter substrate-binding protein; this encodes MKQKLMACILSLLLPLTFLSSCAKNNGTDSSGRTVIRYTNWEVLPTQIELMRQIIAKFEKQNPDIKVKLEWGSKSDKIITELAGNSAADVFYWVNPVDLFNKDVLEDLTPYIEKYKVNLKNYYPTTVLEGSHKGRLMMFPLHFSSYCLAYNKDIFDKAGLPYPTDKWTWDDFYKTAKSLTRDNNGDGGRDWYGTTLPQKVIMLRMNGGTLINEKTLEPAIDTKETREFIDFDVKLYKECCPSPEEEETFGGKVGVNLFMTGKIATQIAPTFMLAQFSKISAFKWDVTAIPVPTGKQRKNFITTGGLCIPKQCKNKDAAFRFIQFYCGPEGQALLAQTKNCVPSLIEAAKTSFAVPPPDNIKYYLTAAENASMLQPQISAYKEIISQHFNKELQLVELGKKTPEQAIKDIVAGSRVILDTYKK